One genomic region from Bos javanicus breed banteng chromosome 14, ARS-OSU_banteng_1.0, whole genome shotgun sequence encodes:
- the MYC gene encoding myc proto-oncogene protein has product MPLNVSFANKNYDLDYDSVQPYFYCDEEENFYHQQQQSELQPPAPSEDIWKKFELLPTPPLSPSRRSGLCSPSYVAVASFSPRGDDDGGGGSFSSADQLEMVTELLGGDMVNQSFICDPDDETLIKNIIIQDCMWSGFSAAAKLVSEKLASYQAARKDGGSPSPARGHGGCSTSSLYLQDLSAAASECIDPSVVFPYPLNDSSSPKPCASPDSTAFSPSSDSLLSSAESSPRASPEPLALHEETPPTTSSDSEEEQEDEEEIDVVSVEKRQPPAKRSESGSPSAGSHSKPPHSPLVLKRCHVSTHQHNYAAPPSTRKDYPAAKRAKLDSGRVLKQISNNRKCASPRSSDTEENDKRRTHNVLERQRRNELKRSFFALRDQIPELENNEKAPKVVILKKATAYILSVQAEQQKLKSEIDVLQKRREQLKLKLEQIRNSCA; this is encoded by the exons ATGCCCCTCAACGTCAGCTTCGCCAACAAGAACTATGACCTCGACTACGATTCGGTGCAGCCTTATTTCTACTGCGACGAGGAGGAGAACTTctaccaccagcagcagcagagcgaaCTGCAGCCGCCGGCGCCCAGCGAGGATATCTGGAAGAAATTCGAGCTGCTGCCCACCCCGCCCCTGTCCCCTAGCCGCCGCTCCGGGCTCTGCTCGCCGTCGTACGTCGCGGTCGCCTCCTTCTCGCCCAGGGGAGACGAcgacggcggcggcggcagcttcTCCTCAGCGGACCAGTTGGAGATGGTGACCGAGCTGCTAGGAGGCGATATGGTGAACCAGAGCTTCATCTGCGACCCCGACGATGAGACCCTCATCAAAAACATCATCATCCAGGACTGTATGTGGAGCGGCTTCTCGGCCGCCGCCAAGCTCGTCTCGGAGAAGCTGGCCTCTTACCAGGCTGCGCGCAAAGACGGCGGCAGCCCGAGCCCCGCCCGCGGGCACGGCGGCTGCTCCACCTCCAGCTTGTACCTGCAGGACCTGAGCGCCGCCGCCTCCGAATGCATCGACCCCTCGGTGGTCTTCCCCTACCCGCTCAACGACAGCAGCTCGCCCAAGCCCTGCGCCTCCCCGGACTCCACCGCCTTTTCTCCGTCCTCTGACTCTCTGCTCTCCTCTGCTGAGTCCTCCCCGCGGGCCAGTCCCGAGCCCCTGGCGCTCCATGAGGAGACCCCACCCACGACCAGTAGCGACTCTG aggAAGAACAAGAGGATGAGGAAGAAATTGATGTTGTTTCTGTGGAAAAGAGGCAGCCCCCTGCCAAAAGGTCAGAATCGGGGTCACCCTCTGCCGGCAGCCACAGCAAACCTCCTCACAGCCCGTTAGTCCTAAAGAGATGCCACGTGTCTACCCATCAGCACAATTACGCAGCGCCCCCCTCCACTAGGAAGGACTATCCCGCCGCCAAGAGGGCTAAGTTGGACAGTGGCAGGGTCCTGAAACAGATCAGCAACAACCGCAAATGTGCCAGCCCGAGGTCTTCGGACACGGAGGAGAATGACAAGAGGCGGACACACAACGTTTTGGAGCGCCAGAGGAGAAACGAGCTGAAACGCAGCTTTTTTGCTCTTCGTGACCAGATCCCAGAGTTGGAGAACAATGAAAAAGCCCCCAAGGTAGTTATCCTTAAAAAAGCCACAGCGTACATCCTGTCGGTCCAAGCAGAGCAGCAAAAGCTCAAGTCAGAAATAGACGTGTTGCAGAAGAGGCGAGAACAGTTGAAACTCAAACTTGAACAGATACGGAACTCTTGCGCCTAA